A window of the Candidatus Polarisedimenticolaceae bacterium genome harbors these coding sequences:
- a CDS encoding ABC transporter ATP-binding protein, whose product MSALIDIKDVHKTYQMGAETIVQALDDVSLSIEGGDYVAIMGPSGSGKSTLMNLIGCLDTPTSGSYVLKGREIATMNDDELAQIRNKEIGFIFQTFNLLPRADAVQNVELPLVYSGVPRRERRERAEKALDAVGLGTRKHHRPNEMSGGQRQRVAIARALVNGPSILLADEPTGNLDSKTGEEILALMDDLHRRGNTIILVTHEDDLAQHAARVVRLRDGKIISDVRNTPVGA is encoded by the coding sequence TTGAGCGCGCTCATCGACATCAAGGACGTCCACAAGACCTATCAGATGGGGGCGGAGACGATCGTCCAGGCGCTCGACGACGTATCGCTGTCGATCGAAGGCGGCGACTACGTCGCGATCATGGGACCTTCGGGCTCGGGCAAGTCGACGCTCATGAACCTGATCGGATGCCTCGACACCCCGACGTCGGGGTCGTACGTCCTGAAGGGCCGCGAGATCGCCACGATGAACGACGACGAGCTCGCGCAGATCCGCAACAAGGAGATCGGCTTCATCTTCCAGACGTTCAACCTGCTGCCGCGCGCGGACGCCGTCCAGAACGTCGAGCTCCCGCTCGTCTACTCGGGCGTGCCGCGCCGCGAGCGGCGCGAGCGCGCCGAGAAGGCGCTCGATGCCGTCGGCCTCGGCACGCGCAAGCACCATCGCCCGAACGAGATGTCCGGCGGCCAGCGGCAGCGCGTGGCGATCGCGCGCGCCCTCGTCAACGGCCCGTCGATCCTCCTCGCCGACGAGCCGACCGGGAACCTCGACTCCAAGACGGGCGAGGAGATCCTCGCGCTCATGGACGATCTGCACCGCCGCGGCAACACGATCATCCTCGTCACCCACGAGGACGACCTCGCGCAGCACGCCGCCCGCGTCGTGCGCCTCAGGGACGGAAAGATCATCAGCGACGTGCGCAACACCCCCGTCGGAGCCTGA